The following are encoded in a window of Panicum virgatum strain AP13 chromosome 5N, P.virgatum_v5, whole genome shotgun sequence genomic DNA:
- the LOC120675905 gene encoding putative nuclease HARBI1 → MAGERASDASSDSSNTFWDLATCAVAVAAYAPENPNGTAMDSQMAATPVQFDVQEATGRQWVEASLRVPWRCYENFRMNNETFHKLHNILVTNHGLQSTHEFHSIEALGMFLWACGHGHCMRQVKDRLGRGLGTRSQKFGDVLHAMMSFADIVIRPQYPTYSTVHASLRPYSPFFDGCIGAIDGIHIPVCVSRKSHDDYTNRKGWRSQNVLAVVDFDMRFTFIGVGMAGAVHDMAVLRQGWEAETFPHPPPGRYYLVDKEYAQEHGYLGPHRQTKYWKKEFKKRGPQHLEEVFNYHHSKLQNVAERSFGGAKNKWQMLKGMPKYPKDKQNQIIVACFALHNFVRNKNARSLTIDMPPIPAPSEYSFQWLESTAEDEMSTVRNWITTGLAVMGFR, encoded by the exons ATGGCAGGTGAACGGGCAAGTGATGCTTCAAGTGATTCAAGCAATACTTTTTGGGATTTGGCGACGTGTGCGGTTGCTGTTGCAGCATATGCGCCCGAAAATCCAAATGGAACGGCCATGGACAGCCAAATGGCAGCGACGCCCGTGCAATTCGATGTGCAAGAGGCTACTGGCCGACAATGGGTGGAAGCTAGTTTGAGGGTCCCATGGAGATGCTATGAGAATTTCC GTATGAATAACGAGACATTTCATAAGCTGCATAACATTTTAGTTACGAACCATGGGCTGCAGTCTACTCATGAGTTCCATTCCATAGAGGCTTTAGGCATGTTCCTATGGGCATGTGGGCATGGGCATTGCATGAGGCAGGTCAAAGACAGACTTGGTAGGGGTTTGGGAACAAGAAGCCAGAAGTTTGGGGACGTGCTACACGCGATGATGTCATTTGCAGATATAGTGATTAGGCCACAGTATCCGACTTATAGCACCGTGCATGCAAGTTTGAGGCCGTACTCACCTTTCTTCGACGGATGCATAGGGGCTATAGATGGAATACACATACCTGTGTGTGTGTCTCGTAAGTCACATGATGATTACACCAACAGGAAAGGCTGGCGAAGCCAGAATGTATTAGCTGTAGTTGACTTCGACATGAGGTTCACCTTTATTGGTGTGGGGATGGCGGGAGCTGTGCACGACATGGCAGTGCTAAGGCAGGGGTGGGAGGCAGAAACTTTCCCTCACCCACCACCAG GAAGGTATTATTTGGTGGACAAAGAGTATGCCCAAGAACATGGGTATTTGGGACCGCATCGCCAAACCAAGTACTGGAAGAAGGAGTTCAAGAAAAGGGGTCCTCAGCATTTGGAAGAGGTGTTCAACTACCATCATTCGAAACTTCAAAATGTAGCTGAAAGGTCATTTGGGGGAGCCAAAAATAAGTGGCAAATGTTGAAAGGAATGCCTAAATATCCCAAGGACAAGCAAAATCAGATTATTGTGGCATGTTTTGCGCTGCATAACTTTGTACGGAATAAGAATGCACGGTCACTGACAATCGACATGCCGCCGATACCTGCACCAAGTGAGTATTCGTTTCAGTGGCTGGAGTCAACGGCGGAAGATGAGATGTCAACAGTCCGCAACTGGATTACTACCGGACTTGCAGTTATGGGGTTCAG atga